The DNA region TACGCGCTCCAGCTGCGGCTCACCGTGGCCCTGTCGGTCGGGGCGGCGGTGGTGCTCGGAATATTTCGCATCCTGCGCGGGTGGCCGGTCCAGTATCTGATCATCGGAGGTTATGCCCTGATCCTGCTGATGACCTTCGCCGCGCCCGAGGCGATCGTCGGGATCGCCTTCGACTCGGGCGGGGTCACCACTTCCACGGTGACGGTGCCGCTGGCGACCGCCCTGGGGGTCGGGCTGGCCACGTCGATCCGCGGGCGGGACCCGCTGGTCGACGGCTTCGGCATGATCGCCCTGGCCTCGTTGACGCCGATGGTGTTCGTCATGGTGCTGGGCATCCTGCGCTTCGGTCTGCGCATCCCGGGAACGGGTTGATGGGCGGAGGGAGGAACCGAGCGTGATCGACGCGCTGACGAACGCACTGCTGGCTACGGTTCGCGACGTGGCTGCGCTCAGCGCGCTACTGCTGGGCTTCCAGCTGTTCGTGCTGCGTCAGCCGATCCCGCACCTCAAGCGCGTGCTGGTCGGCCTCCTCCTCGCCGTCTTAGGGCTGGCGTTCTTTTTGGTCGGGCTCGAACTGGCGCTGTTTCCGCTGGGCCAGTCGATGGCCACGCAGCTTTCGTCGCCTGACTTCGTATTCGGCGGCGGCGCGGCGCCCGATTCGCCCCGGTGGTGGATGTACGGGTGGATCTACCTCTTCGCCGCGATTATCGGTTTCTCCACCACGCTGGCCGAGCCCGCCCTGATCGCCGTCGCATTCAAGGCAAAACAGGCGTCGCGTGGGACGGTCCGGCCATGGGGACTTCGCCTGGTCGTGGCCTTCGGCGTGGGTGTGGGCATCTCGCTGGGCACATTTCGTATCGTGACCGGCACGTCTCTCGTCTTGTTTATCGCAGCCGGCTACTTGATCGTGCTCGTCCAGACCTTCTTTGCGCCGAAATCGATCATCCCGTTGGCTTACGACTCCGGCGGGGTCACGACATCGACCGTGACCGTTCCACTGGTCACGGCCCTCGGCCTGGGCCTGTCAGCGACCATTCCGGGGCGCAATCCGGCGCTGGACGGGTTCGGCCTGATCGCGTTCGCCAGCTTGTTTCCGATGATTACCGTGATGGGGTACGCTCAATTCGCCGCGTTGTGGGCGAAACTGCGCTCAAGGTAGGGCCACGAGGAATGCAATGAAATACAAGGTCATCGTCGCCACTCTCAAAACGAACGTCACGGACCATGTCGTCGAAGCCGCCAAGGCTTGCGGGATCTCCGGAGCGACGATCGTACCCAGCCACGGGACGGGTATGCGCGAGGCGAAGACGTTTCTCGGCCTCAGCCTGGAGACGCAGACGGACGTCGTGATCTTCCTGGCCGAAGAAGAGCTGGTCCAGCCGGTGATGACGGCGATCCATAAGGCCGGAAAGCTGGACGAGCACGGCACAGGCGTGGTCTTCGTACTGCCGGTGGAGCAGGTTGACGGGATCAAGGAGGAGATCGTTCGTCAGCAGCCGGATTGACGTTGCGGAGACTCAGTCGCGACCGCCGGGTCGCCGCTCGCAGGCCGGACTCCGTATGCTCACTTGTTCATGCTGATTGGCGTCACGAACCCCTCAGGCTTCACCGCCAACAACGAGCAATCAATATCGCTCAGGATGCTCTCGGCGGTGTTGCCGATGATCAGCCCAGGAATACCCGTGCGGGCTACCGTTCCCATCACAAGTCCGAGGGTTATGGACACACCCGTGGACACCTGAAACCTAGTCGGAGCGGGGCTCGTCGAGGACGGATGCGTCAACCCAGTAGATCTCGGCGTCGGTCGTCGTGTCCCAACTCTCCCCGTAGCGGCGGGAGAACGAGAACCACCTGCGATCGGGCGGGCGCGGTAGAAATCGCGCGGACCCCTGCTCTCGGGCCGATCGCTGACGAACCAGAGGCCGTACATGCCGCCGCTGGGGGCCGCCGCGTGCCCATTTGGAAAGGGGCCTTGTTCTTCTTACCCGCTCGGACAGGCTGATGTCGGGGACCGTAATTCCTCGACTTTAACCGAATTTCAGTGGGCTCCGTTACCTTCGGCTCGCCGCCCGGTCTCTATGACGGTAGTAACCAATGAACCGGAGATGCCGCCATGCGCACTTGCTCGCTTCTGATCGCGGCCCTCGCCTTCCTGCCCGTCGCCGCCCAGACGACCGTCTACCACCTCGAACAGGACGCGGCGACGTTCTTGACGACGGACGCCACCGAGAACGCCGCCGGGCGGCGTCTCGTCGATATCGAGATCGACGGCACCGGGGGCTCGCGCACCTACAGCGGGCTGTGGACCGACGCCTTCGTAGGCGGCGGCGCGACGGTGCGCACGCTGGTCGACGGCGACTTGCCGGACTGGATCTTCTTCAAGGCGACCGTCGGCGAGCTGGACGGCGTCTGGCTCGACGTCGAGATGGTCGACGACGGCGTCGACGAGCGCTGGAGCGCGATCTTCCTCGAGCAGCCCGGTCGGCTGGTCAGCGGCATCATCGTCGACGAGGTCGAGGCGACGTTCGACATCGAGCACGCACAGATGCTGCGCGACGGCTACGCCATGACCGACTTCGACGTCTACGATCTGAACGGGACGCCGCACTACGTCGGCGTGTTCCACCGCGGCGACGACATCCCGATGACGCACCTCTACCGCGACATGACCAAGGACGAGGTGAACGCGCTGACCAACCCGATGCAGGGGCGCATCGTCGATCTCGAGGAGTACGAAAGCGCGACGCAGGGCGACCTGCGCTATGCGGTGCTCGTCGCCCAGTACGGCGGCGGCAACTGGGGAATCATCACCTACCTCGAGGATGCGCTCGCGATCGACTCGTGGACCGCAACCTGGGGCGCCGATCACCTGACCGACCTCGAGCTGACGAAGTCGGTGCCGGGAGAGACGCACTACATGGCGGTCTGGGGCGACACCTGGAAGGCCGCGCACGCCGTCGCACCGCTGGCGCCGGAGGTCGACCCGGAGCACCTGACCAGCGACCTGACGACGGCGATCTCGAATTTCGAGAGCGGGTCGTCGGTGGTCAACGTCCTCGGCTTTTACGGCAAGAATCTGCGCACCGACCAGTCGGTCGGGTATCGGAAGAACACGCCGTTCTACCTGGCGAGCGCCAGCAAGTGGGCGATCCACGCGCACCTCTGGTCGCGCATCGGCACCGGCGAGGTGGATCGGATCATGGACACGATCCCCTACACGAACGCAATCGACTCGGGGGCGCCGTGGTACGTGGACGAGCGCCCCAATCCGGGCTTCGGCACGGGCGGCATCGTCCAGGGCAACACGACGGCCGACGACCGGGGCATGACCTTCAGCGTCGATCGCTTCGACGACGGGATGATGACCCAGAGCGACAACGCGGCGACGTCGGCGCTGGTGCTGTCGACCGATCCCGCGGCCGGAGCGCCGCGGATCGGTGCCGCATGGGCGGATCCCGACCTCAACACGTGGCTGACCGAGGTCGCCGAGATCGCGTCCGGCTGGGGCGTGACGACGAGCATCCAGGACGTCGATCGCTACGAGTTGTGGAGCGGGCAACAGAACGCCGCGTTCCCGGTCGACAATTCGTACTTCGAGGCGCCCGGACACACGATGCGTCCGCGACTGTTCTCGTCGTTCAGGGCCTGCACGGTCCTGGGCGTGCCGCCGGACACGTGTCCCGCGGCCGGCGACTGCATCCGCTGCGACGCCACCTGTCTGAACGGCGAGATCTGCGCGGACATCGACGACCCGTGGGGCGACCTGGCCACATACTTCGGCCTGGTGGGACCGGGCCCGACCTTTCCGCCCGCCGACAACGGCTTCGGCGAGGCCCGTTACTTCCGGTCGGGTCTAAACAGCGCCACGCCACGCGCGTTCGGGCATCTGCTCGAGAAGTATTGGGAGCTGGAGTTTTTCGACGAGCCGACGCGAGACGCATCCCTGGCCAACCTGAATTCCAGCGACGACCTCACGGCGAATCTCGGATGCGCCCGTGTGGGCGGACCGACCGGCTGCTACCTGCCAATCGTCGCCTACTCGAAGGGCGGCTTGCGCGGCACCACGACGCGAAACAGTAAGGTCGTCGTCGACTCGTCGATCGTGCTACTCGATGACGAGGTGCTCGTCCTCAACGCGATGACGAAGGGCGGCAACCAGACGTCGGGCACGGTACAGACCAACGTGATGGCGCCGCTCGGTCAGGCGATGATCGAACGGTTGACGACCGACCTCTACTCGGAACCGGACGCGATCCGCGAGTTCTCATCGAGGAACGTCCGCGTGGGCGAGACGTTCCTGATTCAGTTGTGGATCTCGAACGCGGGCGGAGCGTCACCCGGCGGCGGCTACCCGGTCGGTTTCTTCCTGACGGACTCCCCGACCGACCCGACGCCGTTGGTCGATCTGGGCGAGGCGCAATTCCCGGGCATGCCGGGCTACTCCTCGGCCGGCAAGGTCCAGATCCTGACGATCCCACCGGGAACCGAGACCGGAACCTATTACCTGGGCTGGAGAATCGACGCGTGGACCGGCCCGTCCGACTGGGGCGAGATTCCCGAGTTCTCCGAGTCGAACAACCTTTACATCGACGCGGCACCGATCGAGGTGCTGCCGGATCGTCCGGTGTACTCGTTCGAGAGCCGTTCGTTGTGGGTCGAAACGTTCGCCGGGAGCGACTTTCCCGCGCCGGTGTCGCTCGACGCGATGCCGGGCGAACCGGCTTTCGTCGAGACGCTCATGCAGACCGCAAACGACATCTGCGACAACGGCGGGCCGCAGCCGATCGCGGCGACCGGAACGGCGACGCAGGACTCGTTCACCGATACCTACTCGCTGCGGGCTTTCGGTACCGGCACCAACGTCATCGACGACCCGGGACTCTGCCTGAACGCGGGGGCGACGGCGATCTCGTCGTTCGAGGCCGACCTCGACACCGACCGGACGTACTGGCTCGAGGTGCAGGCCGACCTTGACGACGCGCAGGTCGTCCTCTTTACATCTGGCGGTTTTCCGCAGTTCTGGGACACGCCCGGGACGCACACGTTCGCGACGGCGTTACCGGCGGGCAGTGTCGGGTTGTTCGCCGATGCGACGACCGGGCCGACCGCGCTGGACGCGTCGTTCGACATCTCGCTGGCGTTGGTCGACCCCGAGACGGCGGCCGGAAGGGTTCAGAACCTCACCGTCGAGCCCGGCGCGGGCAACAACCAGGTCGACCTGAGCTGGGAGACCGCCTGCGACGCGCCGGCGGCCGACTACGCGATCTACGGCGGGTCGTTCGAAAACACCGACTTCGAGGAGCCGCTCGACCTGATCTGCAGCACGAACGGCGAGACCTCCTGGACCTATCAGAACCTGAGCTCCGTGTCGTTCTTTTACCTCGTCGTCCCGATCCAGGGCGAGACCGAGGGCTCGTTCGGCCTACTGGCCGACGGCAGCGAGCGGCCGCGGCCACCCAGCACCTGCAAGCCGGCGCAGGTGACGTCGCTCGTCTGCACCGTCGACACGGACGGCGATGGCATCGTCGACGTCGACGACAATTGCCCCGAAGACGCCAACCCGGGTCAGGAGGACCTCGATGGCGACGGCCTCGGTGACGCGTGCGATTTCGACAGCTCGATCGACGACGACGAGGACGGCGTGCTGAACGACGTCGACAACTGCCCCCATGACGTGAACCCGGGACAGGAGGACATCGACGGCGACGGCTACGGCGACGCCTGCGACGACGACAGCGACAACGACGGCGTCGACGACGGCGTCGACAACTGTCCGTTCGAACCCAACCCCGACCAGGCCAACAGCGACGGCGACTTCGGTGGCGACGCGTGCGACGATCCCGAAGAGCGGCTGATCTTCGCCACCGGGCAGAGCAACGGCGGCAACCTCGGCGGCTTCGCCGGCGCGGACGCCGACTGCCAGACGGCCGCCACCACGGCCGGCTACAGCGGTACGTTCGTGGCCTGGCTGAGCGGCACGCAGAACAACGGCGACGACCCCGTCCATGCGATCGACCGGATCGCGGCGGGCGGCGGACCGTTCGTCAACGTCGCGGGCGACGTGCTGGCGACGGACTTCGCCGACCTGCTCGACGGCTGGCCGGTCGGCTCGCGGATGTATTACCTGGGCGGCGGCGAGCTCGTCGGCCCGGCGTGGACCGGCACCTACGCCAACGGCCTCCTCCCTTACGACGAGACGAGCTTCATGCAGAACTGCCAGACCTGGACGTCCGAGAACACTGCGTTGCTCAGTCCGCGGGTGGGCGAGTTCCCGACGGCGACGACCGACGGCTGGACGACGGCCAACGCCCGCGCCTGCTCGTGGAACCTGGCACATCTATGCATCGAGGAGTGAGCGCGCTCAGGAGGAGGAAGGACTTTCGAGAGTTGTCTTGATTCGTTGCCCTTTCCGTTTACGAGCGTTACGAGGAGTGCTCTACAGTCCGAGGAGAATGGACACCCCCGTGGACACCTGAGTTGGCGGCCCCGTCCTGGGTTACGTCGAGAGTCAACTGATTCGTTCTCCGACAGGCACCGGGGTGGTTCACCTTGCATCGACCTATTGAGCGCGGATAGGAAATTCTATCCACGTTCTTGGCAGCCCAGGCTCCGAGATTAAGTTCTATGTCAACCTTCCCGTGCCCTGTTCAAGCCAACTCTCAGCTAGACTCTACGAGTCCCGGACCCCCAAGCGGCTGCTGAAGAACAAGCGCGACACGACGCCGCCGAAGAAATACGGCAACATCCCGCGCTGACCCCCGTTTTGACGGTACACTTCCGGTTCGCATTCCTGCGACGAGGAGGCTGCACCGGCCGAATCTCTCTCTTTACACCCTAGGGGGGCACGTATGGCACGAAAGACGCCTGTATTGGTTTTGCTGTCGCTGGCACTGACCACGACGGCACTCTTCTCCGCACCGGCCGACAAGGATGGCTACCTGTCGGTTCCCGGTCACCCCGCCACCCTCGGCGAGGACCCCACGCAGATCGCGGCCCGGCAGGCCCTCGATGCCCAGTGGCTGTTCGACAGGCGCGCGCTGACGACCCGCGCTCCCGGCATCGTCGTCTCCCTGACCGATCAGGACCGGATCGACATCGGCATGACCGACGACAAGAATGCCACGGCCGATGACCTGCGGGTGCGCAAGATGCGCGTCGGCGTCGTCAAGAACATTCAGGGCGTCAACTTCCGCGGCGTCACCCCCGAGCAGGTCACAGCAGGCGACGTCTTCGCCGGTGGCCAGCTCGCAGCGACCGGCGACGGCTTCACCTGGACGCTGATCGCCGAATCGCCCGACGCGCTCGGTATGCGCGTCAACTTCGACCGCTTCTCGCTCCCCGCCGGCGCCGAGATGTGGGTCTACGGTGAAAACGACGAGGCCTTCGGGCCGTTCACCGGTTTTGGCCGCCATGACGACGGCGAGTTCTGGGCCGAGCTGATCCACACCTCGCGGGCCTACGTGCAGTTACACTACAAGGGTGAAATGGATCCGCGCTCGCTCAACGAGATCCGTTTCGACGTCCCGGCTGTCGCGATCCTCGCGGTGAGTGACGCGGCCGGCACTGCGACTCGGGCGATCTGCGGCAACGCGTCGTGCATCAACACCTCCAACTCCGGTGCGAGCGCAACCCAGAAGGCTGCCGCCGGTCACATGCGTTGGGTCTCCGGCGCGTTTCTCAACATCTGCAGTGGTGCGTTGATCGCCGATACGGACAACTCCAGCGAGCGCCCGCTATTCCTGACCGCCAACCACTGCGTCAGTCGCGGCAAGGACGCCCGCAACCTGCAGGTCTACTTCAACTACACCAGCGGCTGCTCGCCGTCGGGCAACTCGACGTCCGGATCGCAGATCCTTTCGTCGAGCGGCAATGGCGACCACACGCTGCTCGAGCTGAACCAGAACCCGCCGGGCGGCACGTCGTTCCTCGGCTGGTCCAATGTGCCGATCGCGAGCAACAACAACGCCTCGATGGAGCGGATCTCACACCCCAACGCCCAGTCCCAGTCGTTCTCGGCGCACAGCGTCGACTCGGGATCGTTTACCTGCAACGGCTTCCCGCGTGGCGAGTTCATCTACAGTCGCGACACCAACGGCGCGACCGACGGCGGTAGTAGCGGCGGCCCGGTGGTCAATGGCGGCGGCTTGATCGTCGGCCAGCTGTTCGGCGCCTGCGGCAGCAACCTGGGCGACGTCTGCGACGTCAACAACAACCGCACGATGGACGGTGCGCTGGCTCACTACTACTCGAGTGTGTCGACGTATCTGGATCCGGACGGCGGCGGTGACCCGCCCGGCGGCGACTGCGACAACGACAATGTCTGCGAGCCGGGCGAGGACTGCACCAACTGTGGCGACTGCGCGGGACGTCAAAATGGCCGTCCCGCCAACCGCTACTGCTGCGGTGACGGAACGGAACAAAACGCCGAGACCTCGGCGCTTTGCGACGGAAACTTCTGATTCAGTAGGGAAATTAACAGGCCCGGCGAGTCAATGACTCGCCGGGCCTGTTTGCGTCTAGGTCGTGACGTTCCGGAAATGACGGATCGAATCCGTCACGAGGTGGGTGCCGAATAGACCGACCAGGAGGACATCAAACGCGCCTTGACCGAGCCCGGGTTGAGCGTCGGCTCGCGACCGATCATGCGAATCGCGGCACCGGCGACCATCGGGGCGGCCATGCTGGTACCGGACAGTTCGAGGTACTCATCCGTGCAAGCGACCGCGGATAGGCGGATAGCGGATAGGAAATTCTATCCACGTTCTTGGCAGCCCAGGGTCCGAGATCAGGTGCTATGTCAACCTTCCCCTGCCCTGTTCAAGCCAACGCTCAGCTAGACTCTACGAGATCCGGACTTCCAAGCTACAAGCTCAATGCCTACATCGACGGCCTACCCCCGCCCGGCGAGGCCGGCCCAGCGCAGGAAGTCGACG from Acidobacteriota bacterium includes:
- a CDS encoding DUF1538 domain-containing protein; this translates as MDALTNALLATVRDVAALSALLLGFQLFVLRQPIPHLKRVLVGLLLAVLGLAFFLVGLELALFPLGQSMATQLSSPDFVFGGGAAPDSPRWWMYGWIYLFAAIIGFSTTLAEPALIAVAFKAKQASRGTVRPWGLRLVVAFGVGVGISLGTFRIVTGTSLVLFIAAGYLIVLVQTFFAPKSIIPLAYDSGGVTTSTVTVPLVTALGLGLSATIPGRNPALDGFGLIAFASLFPMITVMGYAQFAALWAKLRSR
- a CDS encoding P-II family nitrogen regulator, which codes for MKYKVIVATLKTNVTDHVVEAAKACGISGATIVPSHGTGMREAKTFLGLSLETQTDVVIFLAEEELVQPVMTAIHKAGKLDEHGTGVVFVLPVEQVDGIKEEIVRQQPD
- a CDS encoding thrombospondin type 3 repeat-containing protein encodes the protein MRTCSLLIAALAFLPVAAQTTVYHLEQDAATFLTTDATENAAGRRLVDIEIDGTGGSRTYSGLWTDAFVGGGATVRTLVDGDLPDWIFFKATVGELDGVWLDVEMVDDGVDERWSAIFLEQPGRLVSGIIVDEVEATFDIEHAQMLRDGYAMTDFDVYDLNGTPHYVGVFHRGDDIPMTHLYRDMTKDEVNALTNPMQGRIVDLEEYESATQGDLRYAVLVAQYGGGNWGIITYLEDALAIDSWTATWGADHLTDLELTKSVPGETHYMAVWGDTWKAAHAVAPLAPEVDPEHLTSDLTTAISNFESGSSVVNVLGFYGKNLRTDQSVGYRKNTPFYLASASKWAIHAHLWSRIGTGEVDRIMDTIPYTNAIDSGAPWYVDERPNPGFGTGGIVQGNTTADDRGMTFSVDRFDDGMMTQSDNAATSALVLSTDPAAGAPRIGAAWADPDLNTWLTEVAEIASGWGVTTSIQDVDRYELWSGQQNAAFPVDNSYFEAPGHTMRPRLFSSFRACTVLGVPPDTCPAAGDCIRCDATCLNGEICADIDDPWGDLATYFGLVGPGPTFPPADNGFGEARYFRSGLNSATPRAFGHLLEKYWELEFFDEPTRDASLANLNSSDDLTANLGCARVGGPTGCYLPIVAYSKGGLRGTTTRNSKVVVDSSIVLLDDEVLVLNAMTKGGNQTSGTVQTNVMAPLGQAMIERLTTDLYSEPDAIREFSSRNVRVGETFLIQLWISNAGGASPGGGYPVGFFLTDSPTDPTPLVDLGEAQFPGMPGYSSAGKVQILTIPPGTETGTYYLGWRIDAWTGPSDWGEIPEFSESNNLYIDAAPIEVLPDRPVYSFESRSLWVETFAGSDFPAPVSLDAMPGEPAFVETLMQTANDICDNGGPQPIAATGTATQDSFTDTYSLRAFGTGTNVIDDPGLCLNAGATAISSFEADLDTDRTYWLEVQADLDDAQVVLFTSGGFPQFWDTPGTHTFATALPAGSVGLFADATTGPTALDASFDISLALVDPETAAGRVQNLTVEPGAGNNQVDLSWETACDAPAADYAIYGGSFENTDFEEPLDLICSTNGETSWTYQNLSSVSFFYLVVPIQGETEGSFGLLADGSERPRPPSTCKPAQVTSLVCTVDTDGDGIVDVDDNCPEDANPGQEDLDGDGLGDACDFDSSIDDDEDGVLNDVDNCPHDVNPGQEDIDGDGYGDACDDDSDNDGVDDGVDNCPFEPNPDQANSDGDFGGDACDDPEERLIFATGQSNGGNLGGFAGADADCQTAATTAGYSGTFVAWLSGTQNNGDDPVHAIDRIAAGGGPFVNVAGDVLATDFADLLDGWPVGSRMYYLGGGELVGPAWTGTYANGLLPYDETSFMQNCQTWTSENTALLSPRVGEFPTATTDGWTTANARACSWNLAHLCIEE
- a CDS encoding serine protease, which produces MARKTPVLVLLSLALTTTALFSAPADKDGYLSVPGHPATLGEDPTQIAARQALDAQWLFDRRALTTRAPGIVVSLTDQDRIDIGMTDDKNATADDLRVRKMRVGVVKNIQGVNFRGVTPEQVTAGDVFAGGQLAATGDGFTWTLIAESPDALGMRVNFDRFSLPAGAEMWVYGENDEAFGPFTGFGRHDDGEFWAELIHTSRAYVQLHYKGEMDPRSLNEIRFDVPAVAILAVSDAAGTATRAICGNASCINTSNSGASATQKAAAGHMRWVSGAFLNICSGALIADTDNSSERPLFLTANHCVSRGKDARNLQVYFNYTSGCSPSGNSTSGSQILSSSGNGDHTLLELNQNPPGGTSFLGWSNVPIASNNNASMERISHPNAQSQSFSAHSVDSGSFTCNGFPRGEFIYSRDTNGATDGGSSGGPVVNGGGLIVGQLFGACGSNLGDVCDVNNNRTMDGALAHYYSSVSTYLDPDGGGDPPGGDCDNDNVCEPGEDCTNCGDCAGRQNGRPANRYCCGDGTEQNAETSALCDGNF
- a CDS encoding S8 family serine peptidase → MRLSAVACTDEYLELSGTSMAAPMVAGAAIRMIGREPTLNPGSVKARLMSSWSVYSAPTS